One Colius striatus isolate bColStr4 chromosome 7, bColStr4.1.hap1, whole genome shotgun sequence DNA segment encodes these proteins:
- the SLC24A1 gene encoding sodium/potassium/calcium exchanger 1: protein MHLPRRRRLRRNRIFFLFAIVLVLSLYQLQFSPSALPAPQPMDPVKATSRDLSSNETAITGNATAAPKIKHCVYVDPEPTVPITTPVDKPPQRENGSERSPDETPPYESKGEYPQDLFSVEERRQGWVVLHIFGMIYVFVALAIVCDEYFVPALGVITEKLQISEDVAGATFMAAGGSAPELFTSLIGVFISHSNVGIGTIVGSAVFNILFVIGTCALFSREILHLTWWPLFRDISFYIVDLLMLILFFLDSVIDWWESLLLLTAYATYVLTMKQNVYLEQWVKQELNRKLNAVQAASAEHTRKKSSGSVAEDGTKNPADGRKLQPAPALQRGSSSASLHNSQMRGTIFQLMIHTLDPLAEAKFKDRVDILSNMANAKVEALAGQGSKPEDECKKAEEEKKAPSTVQVTPASDSEPSKDKEKADAPQDGQPSSDSDTSEDSSSESEEDSEEDSTDDDDENDKPLSLEWPETRKKQAIYLFLFPIVFPLWSTIPDVRNPDSKKFFVITFFGSIIWIAAFSYLMVWWAHQVGETIGISEEIMGLTILAAGTSIPDLITSVIVARKGLGDMAVSSSVGSNIFDITVGLPVPWFLYSVFNGLSPVAVSSNGLFCAIVLLFLMLLFVIISIAACKWKMNKILGLTMFALYFVFLIISVMLEDKIISCPVSV from the exons ATGCATTTACCAAGGAGAAGGCGGCTACGGCGGAACCGAATCTTCTTCTTGTTTGCCATAGTGTTGGTCCTCTCTCTCTATCAGCTCCAGTTCAGCCCCTCTGCCCTTCCAGCACCCCAACCCATGGACCCTGTCAAAGCCACCTCCAGGGACCTCTCCAGCAACGAGACTGCCATAACAGGCAatgccacagcagcacccaaaATAAAGCACTGTGTCTACGTGGATCCGGAGCCAACCGTACCCATCACCACGCCAGTGGATAAACCACCCCAGCGAGAGAACGGCAGTGAAAGGTCCCCAGATGAAACACCACCCTACGAGTCCAAAGGAGAATATCCCCAGGACCTGTTCAGTGTGGAAGAACGCAGGCAGGGGTGGGTTGTACTTCACATCTTTGGCATGATATATGTATTTGTGGCCTTGGCCATAGTGTGTGATGAGTATTTTGTCCCTGCTTTGGGAGTGATCACAGAGAAGTTGCAGATCTCTGAAGATGTGGCTGGAGCCACCTTCATGGCAGCAGGTGGATCAGCACCAGAACTCTTCACCTCCCTCATAGGCGTCTTCATCTCACACAGCAATGTGGGCATCGGTACCATTGTGGGCTCAGCAGTGTTTAATATCCTCTTTGTCATTGGCACCTGTGCCCTCTTCTCAAGGGAGATACTCCACCTGACGTGGTGGCCCTTATTTAGAGACATCTCTTTCTACATTGTAGACTTACTGATGCTCATCCTGTTTTTCCTAGACAGTGTCATTGATTGGTGGGAAAGCCTCCTTTTACTGACTGCCTATGCCACATATGTACTCACCATGAAACAGAATGTGTACCTGGAACAATGGGTGAAGCAGGAACTGAACAGGAAGCTGAACGCTGTGCAGGCAGCATCAGCAGAGCACACAAGGAAG AAAAGCAGTGGGTCAGTTGCAGAGGATGGAACAAAGAACCCAGCAGATGGGAGGAAGCTGCAG CCCGCGCCAGCCTTGCAGcgaggcagcagctcagcctcccTACACAACTCACAAATGCGTGGCACCATCTTCCAACTCATGATCCACACCCTGGACCCACTGGCAGAAG CAAAATTTAAAGACAGAGTTGACATCCTGAGCAACATGGCCAATGCCAAGGTGGAGGCTCTGGCTGGACAAGGATCAAAACCAGAAGATGAGTGCAAGAAGG cagaagaggaaaagaaggcacCAAGTACCGTTCAGGTAACTCCTGCCAGTGACTCCGAACCCAGCAAAGACAAAGAGAAGGCAGATGCACCTCAAGATGGACAG CCCTCGTCGGACAGTGATACCTCAGAAGACAGCAGCTCTGAGAGTGAGGAAGACAGCGAAGAGGACAGcacagatgatgatgatgaaaatGACAAGCCCTTATCTCTTGAATGGCCAGAAACCAGGAAAAAACAAGCCAtttaccttttcctctttcccattGTCTTCCCTCTCTGGAGCACTATACCTGATGTTAGAAACCCA GACTCCAAAAAATTCTTTGTCATCACATTTTTCGGATCCATCATCTGGATTGCTGCGTTCTCTTACCTCATGGTGTGGTGGGCTCACCAG GTTGGTGAAACGATTGGGATATCAGAGGAAATCATGGGGTTAACCATACTGGCGGCAGGAACATCAATCCCTGACCTCATCACCAGCGTCATCGTGGCACGGAAGGGTTTAGGCGACATGGCTGTCTCCAGCTCCGTGGGCAGCAATATCTTTGATATCACTGTTGG TTTGCCAGTTCCTTGGTTCCTTTATTCCGTCTTCAACGGCCTCAGTCCAGTTGCAGTCAGTAGCAATGGTTTGTTTTGTGCCATTGTGCTCCTTTTTCTCATGCTCCTCTTTGTCATTATCTCAATCGCTGCATGCAAAtggaaaatgaacaaaatacTGGGGCTCACTATGTTTGCTCTTTACTTTGTGTTTTTGATCATCAGTGTGATGTTGGAAGACAAGATCATATCCTGCCCGGTATCTGTGTGA
- the INTS14 gene encoding integrator complex subunit 14 isoform X2: MPTVVVMDVSLSMTRPVSVEGSEEYQRKHLAVHGLTMLFEHMATNYKLEFTALVVFSSLWELMVPFTRDYNTLQEALSNMDDYDKTCLESALLGVCNIVQQEWGAAIPCQVVLVTDGCLGIGRGSLRHSLATHNQRSDSNRFPLPFPFPSKLYVMCMANLEELQSTDSLDCLERLIDLNNGEGQIFTIDGPLCLKNVQSMFGKLIDLAYTPFHAVLKCGHLTSDVQVFPRPEPFIIDEEIDPIPKVINTDLEIVGFVDIADISSPPVLSRHLVLPIALNREGDELGPGITDDTEDENSANQIAGKIPNFCVLLHGSLKVEGMVAVVQLGPEWYGMLYSQADSKKKSNLMMSLFEPGPEPLPWLGKMAQLGPISDAKENPYGEDDNKSPFPLQPKNKRSYAQNVTVWIKPSGLQTDVQKILRNARKLPEKTQTFYKELNRLRKAALAFGFLELLKGVADMLERECTLLPDTAHPDAAFQLTHAAQQLKAASTGASEYAAYDQNIAPLQTDFSSSSTERM; encoded by the exons ATGCCGACGGTGGTGGTGATGGACGTGTCGCTGTCCATGACGCGGCCCGTGTCGGTGGAAGGCTCCGAGGAGTACCAGAGGAAGCACCTGGCCGTCCACGGCCTGACCATGCTCTTCGAGCACATGGCAACCAACTACAAGCTGGAGTTTACGGCTTTGGTGGTGTTTTCCTCGCTCTGGGAGCTGATGGTGCCCTTCACGAGAGATTACAACACACTGCAG GAGGCCCTAAGTAACATGGATGATTATGACAAAACCTGCTTGGAGtcagcgctgctgggggtttgCAATATTGTCCAGCAGGAATGGGGTGCAGCAATTCCGTGCCAG GTGGTTCTGGTCACGGACGGCTGCCTGGGCATCGGCAGAGGCTCCCTGCGACACTCCCTGGCCACTCACAACCAGCGCAGCGACAGCAACCGCTTCCCACTGCCTTTCCCGTTCCCATCCAAGCTGTATGTCATGTGCATGGCAAATCTGGAAGAG CTTCAAAGCACAGATTCCTTAGACTGCCTGGAGAGGCTCATAGATTTAAACAATGGAGAAGGGCAGATTTTCACCATTGATGGACCCCTTTGCCTGAAGAATGTCCAGTCCATGTTTGG GAAGCTGATAGACCTGGCTTATACTCCATTCCATGCTGTTCTCAAGTGTGGCCACTTAACATCTGATGTGCAAGTATTCCCCAGACCAGAGCCTTTCATTATAGATGAGGAAATAGACCCCATTCCTAAAGTAATTAATACAG ATCTAGAAATTGTTGGTTTTGTAGATATAGCTGACATTTCTAGCCCTCCTGTCTTGTCCAGGCACTTGGTGCTGCCCATTGCACTGAACAGAG AAGGTGATGAGCTGGGACCTGGGATCACAGATGACACTGAGGATGAGAATTCAGCTAATCAGATTGCTGGGAAAATCCCcaacttctgtgttttgttacATGGCAGCCTGAAAGTGGAAGGCATGGTGGCTGTCGTCCAGTTGGG GCCAGAGTGGTATGGAATGCTCTATTCACAAGCTGACAGCAAGAAGAAATCAAACCTCATGATGTCTCTTTTCGAGCCTGGTCCTGAGCCCCTTCCGTGGCTGGGGAAGATGGCACAGCTCGGGCCCATCTCAG atgcaaaagaaaatccttATGGAGAGGACGACAATAAGAGCCCTTTCCCCTTACAGCCCAAGAACAAGCGCAGTTACGCACAGAATGTTACTGTCTGGATTAAACCAAGTGGCCTGCAG ACAGATGTCCAGAAGATCTTGAGAAATGCAAGGAAACTCCCTGAAAAAACTCAAACCTTCTATAAA GAACTGAATCGTTTACGGAAGGCAGCTCTGGCCTTTGgcttcctggagctgctgaaagGAGTGGCTGACATGCTGGAGCGGGAGTGCACGCTGCTGCCCGACACCGCTCACCCCGACGCCGCCTTCCAGCTGACGCACGCGGCGCAGCAGCTCAAAGCGGCAAGTACCGGCGCCTCCGAGTACGCTGCCTACGACCAGAACATTGCTCCGCTGCAGACAGACTTTTCCAGTAGCAGCACTGAGAGAATGTGA
- the INTS14 gene encoding integrator complex subunit 14 isoform X1, whose protein sequence is MPTVVVMDVSLSMTRPVSVEGSEEYQRKHLAVHGLTMLFEHMATNYKLEFTALVVFSSLWELMVPFTRDYNTLQEALSNMDDYDKTCLESALLGVCNIVQQEWGAAIPCQVVLVTDGCLGIGRGSLRHSLATHNQRSDSNRFPLPFPFPSKLYVMCMANLEELQSTDSLDCLERLIDLNNGEGQIFTIDGPLCLKNVQSMFGKLIDLAYTPFHAVLKCGHLTSDVQVFPRPEPFIIDEEIDPIPKVINTDLEIVGFVDIADISSPPVLSRHLVLPIALNREGDELGPGITDDTEDENSANQIAGKIPNFCVLLHGSLKVEGMVAVVQLGPEWYGMLYSQADSKKKSNLMMSLFEPGPEPLPWLGKMAQLGPISVCFFFLPDAKENPYGEDDNKSPFPLQPKNKRSYAQNVTVWIKPSGLQTDVQKILRNARKLPEKTQTFYKELNRLRKAALAFGFLELLKGVADMLERECTLLPDTAHPDAAFQLTHAAQQLKAASTGASEYAAYDQNIAPLQTDFSSSSTERM, encoded by the exons ATGCCGACGGTGGTGGTGATGGACGTGTCGCTGTCCATGACGCGGCCCGTGTCGGTGGAAGGCTCCGAGGAGTACCAGAGGAAGCACCTGGCCGTCCACGGCCTGACCATGCTCTTCGAGCACATGGCAACCAACTACAAGCTGGAGTTTACGGCTTTGGTGGTGTTTTCCTCGCTCTGGGAGCTGATGGTGCCCTTCACGAGAGATTACAACACACTGCAG GAGGCCCTAAGTAACATGGATGATTATGACAAAACCTGCTTGGAGtcagcgctgctgggggtttgCAATATTGTCCAGCAGGAATGGGGTGCAGCAATTCCGTGCCAG GTGGTTCTGGTCACGGACGGCTGCCTGGGCATCGGCAGAGGCTCCCTGCGACACTCCCTGGCCACTCACAACCAGCGCAGCGACAGCAACCGCTTCCCACTGCCTTTCCCGTTCCCATCCAAGCTGTATGTCATGTGCATGGCAAATCTGGAAGAG CTTCAAAGCACAGATTCCTTAGACTGCCTGGAGAGGCTCATAGATTTAAACAATGGAGAAGGGCAGATTTTCACCATTGATGGACCCCTTTGCCTGAAGAATGTCCAGTCCATGTTTGG GAAGCTGATAGACCTGGCTTATACTCCATTCCATGCTGTTCTCAAGTGTGGCCACTTAACATCTGATGTGCAAGTATTCCCCAGACCAGAGCCTTTCATTATAGATGAGGAAATAGACCCCATTCCTAAAGTAATTAATACAG ATCTAGAAATTGTTGGTTTTGTAGATATAGCTGACATTTCTAGCCCTCCTGTCTTGTCCAGGCACTTGGTGCTGCCCATTGCACTGAACAGAG AAGGTGATGAGCTGGGACCTGGGATCACAGATGACACTGAGGATGAGAATTCAGCTAATCAGATTGCTGGGAAAATCCCcaacttctgtgttttgttacATGGCAGCCTGAAAGTGGAAGGCATGGTGGCTGTCGTCCAGTTGGG GCCAGAGTGGTATGGAATGCTCTATTCACAAGCTGACAGCAAGAAGAAATCAAACCTCATGATGTCTCTTTTCGAGCCTGGTCCTGAGCCCCTTCCGTGGCTGGGGAAGATGGCACAGCTCGGGCCCATCTCAG tctgtttctttttcttgccagatgcaaaagaaaatccttATGGAGAGGACGACAATAAGAGCCCTTTCCCCTTACAGCCCAAGAACAAGCGCAGTTACGCACAGAATGTTACTGTCTGGATTAAACCAAGTGGCCTGCAG ACAGATGTCCAGAAGATCTTGAGAAATGCAAGGAAACTCCCTGAAAAAACTCAAACCTTCTATAAA GAACTGAATCGTTTACGGAAGGCAGCTCTGGCCTTTGgcttcctggagctgctgaaagGAGTGGCTGACATGCTGGAGCGGGAGTGCACGCTGCTGCCCGACACCGCTCACCCCGACGCCGCCTTCCAGCTGACGCACGCGGCGCAGCAGCTCAAAGCGGCAAGTACCGGCGCCTCCGAGTACGCTGCCTACGACCAGAACATTGCTCCGCTGCAGACAGACTTTTCCAGTAGCAGCACTGAGAGAATGTGA